In Methanosarcina siciliae T4/M, one genomic interval encodes:
- a CDS encoding IS1/IS1595 family N-terminal zinc-binding domain-containing protein: MTRKTDEVVCPNPECEYYLKEEGKAIIKRGKYRTGHQRYYCKHCGKFFMDTIGTAVYRKHLPGDKIALIYRLFLEKNGIRSIERITGHHRDTVSNLLKDTVKNEKTEEYLVKQIGLTDVECEKLWVLLEKKRNASRKSLRSE; this comes from the coding sequence ATGACCAGAAAAACAGATGAAGTTGTCTGTCCAAACCCGGAATGTGAATATTATCTCAAGGAGGAGGGAAAAGCCATAATAAAACGTGGTAAATACAGGACCGGCCACCAGAGATACTATTGCAAGCATTGCGGAAAATTTTTCATGGATACGATCGGTACAGCTGTTTACCGCAAACATCTGCCCGGTGATAAAATCGCTCTGATATACCGGCTTTTCCTTGAAAAAAATGGGATACGAAGTATTGAAAGGATAACCGGGCACCACAGGGATACCGTAAGTAATCTGCTAAAAGATACGGTGAAAAATGAAAAAACCGAAGAATATCTGGTCAAACAGATAGGGTTAACAGATGTCGAATGTGAAAAGTTATGGGTGCTTTTAGAAAAGAAGAGAAATGCTTCCCGAAAGTCACTTCGAAGTGAATAA